CGACTAATTTCGAGAATTTAATTTGGAAAACAAGACGCCTCCAAAGTGCAAGTTCTTTGGTTGGTTGGCTATACAAGATAGGAAATGGATAGCGGACCGACTACAACGTCATTGATGGACCAGTAACCCAAGGTGTGTGCTATGCAACACGACGCAGGAGGCCGGCTATCATCTTTTCGCCGATTGTAACTTTGCAAGAACAATCTGGATCGAGATGAGTACATGGATAAGGTGTCCGAACATTGGCCCGAGCCGTTGGGACAGGCACGATTCCTTACATAGTTGGCGGACAGCTTTACTGACCGCCCCTATGGTCGGCGGAAAATAGTTGCGTAGTCTAGTTATCCTCATCCTTTGGGAAATTTGGTCAGCGAGAAATCAGAGGATATTCTGGCACAAGGAGCAGTCAGCTAATCGGATAGTCAATTGCATCAAAGACCAGACGGCAGTGTGGATCATGGCAGGAGCTAAACACTTACAATATTTCATTTACGCGTCTTGATTTTTGTAGTAGCCCTAGCGGAGTTTATCTTTGCCGTTATTGGGATGTGAGTGTATAGTTTGTACAGAACATTTGTAATCGGCCTGTCAAgctttcctctttttttaatatagcagcagctctcctgctagctcgtttaaaaaaaataagggtAAGGTGGCGAGGATGTTAATTTTCACCATCTTGTTGTATATTCGGTGAAGAGACCGTGAACGGGCCACCTCATGTGCCTCATGTCTGCTAGAAGCAAAGCAGGTAGGGATCTGTCCTGTCCTTTTCCGTTCCATCCTCGTGTGCCTCGAGCGTATATTAAAAACTGCTAGATCACTTACCAAAAACAAATACTGCTAGAGCACGTAGGCTTTCCTCATTTGCACAAGAAATCTAGACTAAACAAATTTAGTCTCTTAGATACCAGCATCGTCAGTACTGTCATGGAGACCTTATCCTTCAAACCACAACGCCAAAGCACCAGTGCTCCTGGATCACGGCTGCTCGGGCGATGCCGGAGCATTtcagggaggtggcggcgaaggCAGAAGTACACCACATTGCAGCAATGCCGCTGCCAATCGCAGCAGGATTCTTCCATGGAGAGAGCACGGCATCATCCTGATGAGGCAGACAGCCGCCTGAGCCGAAGCACCGGCATTTTCCACCCATCTATATGGCGTGATTTCTTCCTTGGCTACTCTAACCCAGACAATTCATTTCAGCAACTACAGGTTTTTCTTATTGATCGATCTCCTTCTCTgctatcattttttttaaattaatgAAGTGATATATAGCTACAGAATTTTCTAATCAACTTGTTTGGGTataatttatttagaaaataattataaaagGTTAATACAGATACCAGTTAGTACTTGCCATTATGCTCAGGTTAAGTACTTAACCACCGTTTCAGCAGGCTTGGATGGATCGAGCAGATAAACTCAAGGGAGAAGTGGCCCAAATGATCGTAGCAAGTTCAACTACTGGTGACCTGCATGGGAGGCTGCTTCTCGTCGATGTATTGGAGCGCCTGTGCTTGGATCACCTGTTCGAAGAAGAGATCAATGCTGAATTAGCACAAATTGAGGCTGCTGATGTTAGAGACTGTGACCTTGGTACAGTGGCTCTCTGGTTTTATCTACTTCGGAAACATCGATATTGTGTTTCACCAGGTAATTAAATAACCATTGGTGAAATTTCAAACAATTTCCTTCAACATTTCGCATACTGAACCGGTTATCTATACTGTTAAAAAAGGGATATAGTCTTTTTCAGCACTAAACTTCCTTCTATACATTGAAAGACTGATAATTTCAAAATTTGATGATATTTTTCCAGATGTGTTTGTAAGGTTCAAAACTGTGGAGGGAGGTTTCTTAGGAAACAATCCTATAGACCTACTGAACCTCTACAATGCTGCGCATCTCAGGACCCATGGGGAGATAATACTTGATGAAGCCATACTATTCACAAGAAGGCATTTAGAAATAATATTGCCCTTTGTGGAAGGGCCATTAGCACGTGAAATAAAATCCACACTTGAGATCCCACTCCCTAGAAGGGTTAGAATCTATGAGTCAAAGTATTATATCTCTACATATGAGAAAGATGCTACACTACATGATAAGGTACTGCAACTCGCAAAGTTAAATTCAGATATTATGCAGCTCCATCACCAGCAAGAGTTGAGTATCCTTACAAGGTGAAGTGTTGCATGTTTTGTTATTTGGAGTTCAATTACATAATAACATTTA
This sequence is a window from Setaria italica strain Yugu1 chromosome III, Setaria_italica_v2.0, whole genome shotgun sequence. Protein-coding genes within it:
- the LOC101754708 gene encoding alpha-humulene synthase, translating into METLSFKPQRQSTSAPGSRLLGRCRSISGRWRRRQKYTTLQQCRCQSQQDSSMERARHHPDEADSRLSRSTGIFHPSIWRDFFLGYSNPDNSFQQLQAWMDRADKLKGEVAQMIVASSTTGDLHGRLLLVDVLERLCLDHLFEEEINAELAQIEAADVRDCDLGTVALWFYLLRKHRYCVSPDVFVRFKTVEGGFLGNNPIDLLNLYNAAHLRTHGEIILDEAILFTRRHLEIILPFVEGPLAREIKSTLEIPLPRRVRIYESKYYISTYEKDATLHDKVLQLAKLNSDIMQLHHQQELSILTRWWEDIRMESMIPFARDRIVECFLWILGVYFEPCHSRARIILTMIIAIVTLLDDIYDSYGSPKECDILTNCIERWDPKAAYDLPECMRIALGKILDSYETIENMLHQEEKHRILYLRYFTEDLVRSFNMEVKMLQEGYIPKSVEEHLKVSLRTGGCPILSCASFVGMHDIATTDFFNWVSSVPKMVQALSIILRLVDDLQSYEREQLIPHVASTIDSYMKEHNASIEMAREKILILKEESWKDFNSEWLNPNNVYPKQLLERIFNLTRTMEFMYNQEDNFTNCTNLKDTIHSLFAEPYTKLI